One Candidatus Culexarchaeum yellowstonense genomic region harbors:
- a CDS encoding DEAD/DEAH box helicase, which produces MKSFQKLNEKLRKVIVEYGYIEPTEPQEEAIPKILDGRNVLIIAPTGSGKTEAALFPVMSKILDEEARGIRAIYITPLRALNRDILRRMQEIALKAGLTIEVRHGDTPETARRRQSIKPPQILITTPETLQAILPGKRMRRHLSKVKHVIIDEIHEFISDKRGAQLSLALERLREICGSEYQRIGLSATIGNPWEAAKFLSGEGRDVEIVDSTIGKKIEVKVEAVTDDMKIEGKVDADIPETIIPRIKRIVELVLENGSTLLFTNTRETAEYLATIIRKINPPFDIGVHHGSLSREERIKVEEEFKNGKIKLLICTSSLELGLDIGLVNYVIQYTSPRQTVNLIQRIGRAKHKLTETSQGTIIASTLDDTLESAVLARRGINGILEPAKIHEKALDVLAHQIVGLIMDNGPMNVSDVKRVFSRAYPYRDISENEISEVASFLSSIGVVRYFKEDGTIKARGMRTWKYYYENLSVIPDIRRFKVISTENRRAIGELDEEFVAIHGEEPFILAGRAWRIVNLNEDEMRVYVEYMGDEIAAIPAWIGELIPVSMEAAMEAADLREKIIGGEDLSEYPLTEEAIEYAKKILGEHLKCGIPIPTSNRVIVEGLGRIIVIHVPLGTNGNRTLATILSSKITEKMRMNVRRVSDPYRVALITPNPLNPESIVELIRGLDIYEESVNTLKNTHEYQWKLLHVARRMGVVEKDAKISRIKGLAAYLEDTVVEREALREAIQDYFDIEAVKRLLEEVRAGKVKVEAYKGRMDAEISPLTRQILIQALPQGLIPKGEAPLNIVDIVRERLQNREVILACIHCRRWMGKYKVKYLPEEIVCPKCGAKAIGATHREDILKILDKWHRGLKMNDDEKKSFEEFQKSISLIMSYGKRALIALAARGVGPTTAARILKGYFKTEEEFYLQILEAEKEYLRTRMFWGE; this is translated from the coding sequence ATGAAATCCTTCCAAAAACTGAATGAAAAACTCAGGAAAGTGATAGTGGAATATGGATACATAGAGCCCACAGAACCCCAAGAGGAGGCAATACCAAAAATACTTGATGGAAGGAATGTGCTAATCATAGCACCCACAGGTTCAGGTAAAACTGAAGCAGCACTATTCCCAGTAATGAGTAAGATACTGGATGAAGAGGCCAGGGGGATTAGGGCAATATACATAACACCCCTAAGAGCATTAAATAGAGACATATTGAGGAGGATGCAGGAAATAGCGTTGAAAGCTGGGTTAACCATAGAAGTTAGACATGGAGACACACCTGAAACTGCTAGGAGGAGGCAATCCATAAAGCCACCACAAATACTTATAACAACACCAGAAACATTACAAGCAATACTGCCAGGGAAGAGGATGCGCAGACACCTATCAAAAGTTAAACATGTAATAATAGATGAGATACATGAATTCATATCAGATAAGAGGGGGGCTCAACTATCCCTAGCACTGGAAAGGCTTAGGGAGATATGTGGAAGCGAATATCAGAGGATAGGGTTATCCGCAACAATTGGAAACCCATGGGAAGCAGCCAAATTCCTATCAGGTGAGGGGAGAGATGTGGAGATAGTGGATTCAACCATTGGTAAAAAGATTGAAGTGAAAGTTGAAGCCGTAACCGATGATATGAAGATTGAAGGGAAGGTAGATGCAGATATACCGGAGACCATAATACCCAGAATTAAGAGGATAGTGGAGTTGGTATTGGAAAACGGATCAACACTACTCTTCACAAACACCAGGGAAACGGCTGAATACCTTGCAACAATTATTAGGAAGATAAATCCACCATTCGATATAGGCGTACATCACGGTTCACTATCAAGGGAAGAGAGAATAAAGGTTGAAGAGGAATTCAAGAATGGGAAGATAAAACTCTTGATATGCACATCATCCCTAGAACTTGGATTGGACATTGGACTCGTAAACTACGTAATACAATACACATCACCAAGACAAACAGTAAACCTAATACAGAGAATTGGGAGAGCAAAACACAAATTAACAGAGACTTCACAGGGAACCATAATAGCATCAACCCTAGATGACACATTGGAATCAGCAGTTCTAGCCAGGCGAGGGATTAATGGAATCCTAGAACCGGCGAAGATACATGAGAAAGCCCTAGACGTATTAGCCCACCAAATTGTTGGATTGATAATGGATAATGGACCTATGAATGTAAGTGATGTCAAAAGGGTTTTCAGCAGAGCATACCCATACAGGGATATAAGTGAAAATGAAATATCTGAAGTTGCATCATTCCTATCAAGCATAGGGGTTGTAAGGTACTTCAAAGAAGATGGAACTATTAAGGCTAGGGGGATGAGGACATGGAAATACTACTATGAAAACCTATCAGTAATACCAGATATCAGGAGATTTAAAGTCATATCCACGGAGAATAGGAGAGCCATAGGAGAACTCGATGAAGAATTCGTTGCAATACATGGGGAAGAACCATTCATACTTGCAGGGAGAGCTTGGAGAATTGTAAACTTGAATGAAGATGAAATGAGAGTCTACGTGGAGTATATGGGTGATGAAATTGCAGCAATACCAGCATGGATTGGAGAACTAATACCAGTATCCATGGAGGCAGCCATGGAGGCAGCTGATTTAAGGGAGAAGATAATTGGAGGTGAAGATTTAAGCGAATACCCATTAACGGAGGAGGCAATAGAGTACGCTAAGAAAATTTTGGGAGAACACTTGAAATGTGGAATACCAATACCAACATCAAATAGGGTTATAGTGGAGGGATTGGGGAGGATAATAGTAATACATGTACCACTTGGAACTAATGGTAATAGAACTCTTGCAACAATACTCTCATCCAAGATAACTGAAAAGATGAGGATGAATGTGAGGAGGGTTTCAGACCCATATAGGGTGGCATTGATAACACCAAACCCACTAAACCCAGAATCAATAGTTGAATTGATTAGAGGCTTAGATATATATGAAGAAAGCGTCAATACATTGAAGAATACACATGAATATCAGTGGAAGCTACTACATGTCGCTAGAAGGATGGGAGTTGTTGAGAAGGATGCAAAGATAAGTAGAATTAAAGGGTTAGCAGCATACCTGGAGGACACAGTTGTAGAAAGGGAGGCGCTTAGAGAAGCCATACAAGACTACTTCGACATAGAGGCAGTTAAGAGGCTTTTGGAGGAAGTTAGAGCTGGAAAGGTTAAGGTTGAAGCATATAAGGGTAGAATGGATGCTGAAATATCGCCATTAACTAGGCAAATACTCATCCAAGCACTCCCACAAGGATTAATACCGAAGGGTGAAGCCCCACTAAACATAGTGGATATAGTTAGGGAGAGATTGCAGAATAGGGAAGTTATACTTGCATGCATACATTGTAGGAGGTGGATGGGTAAATATAAAGTGAAATACCTACCTGAAGAGATAGTTTGCCCAAAATGCGGAGCAAAAGCTATAGGGGCAACCCATAGGGAAGACATATTAAAGATATTGGATAAGTGGCATAGAGGTTTAAAGATGAATGATGATGAGAAGAAGAGTTTCGAAGAATTCCAGAAGAGCATAAGCCTAATAATGAGTTATGGTAAGAGGGCGTTAATAGCCTTGGCAGCCAGAGGGGTTGGGCCGACAACAGCGGCGAGGATACTAAAGGGGTACTTTAAAACTGAGGAGGAATTCTACCTACAAATATTGGAGGCTGAGAAGGAGTATCTTAGAACTAGGATGTTCTGGGGGGAGTAA
- a CDS encoding FumA C-terminus/TtdB family hydratase beta subunit gives MGLEYHMKTPLSEGDVRKLKVGDIVYLSGIVVTARDAAHSRALSILKSGGSLPIDLKGLAIYHCGPVVDKKDDKWVVVVAGPTTSTRMDPLEYEFIEKTGVRMIIGKGGMGAKTVEACRKFGAVYTIFTGGAAVLAVKGMKRVLDVHWLDLGIPEALWVIEAENFGPLMVTIDSHGNNFYDSINKEVYRRLREEIYPKIGVQG, from the coding sequence ATGGGCTTGGAATATCATATGAAAACTCCATTAAGTGAGGGGGATGTTAGGAAACTTAAGGTTGGAGACATAGTCTATTTAAGTGGAATCGTTGTTACGGCTAGGGATGCCGCTCATAGCAGAGCTTTATCCATATTGAAGTCAGGAGGCTCCCTACCAATAGATTTGAAGGGGCTTGCAATATACCATTGTGGTCCAGTGGTCGATAAGAAGGATGATAAATGGGTTGTTGTGGTTGCAGGTCCAACGACAAGCACCAGGATGGATCCATTGGAGTATGAGTTTATTGAGAAGACTGGCGTTAGGATGATAATTGGTAAGGGTGGAATGGGGGCTAAGACTGTTGAAGCTTGCAGGAAGTTTGGAGCAGTCTACACAATATTCACTGGTGGAGCAGCTGTTTTGGCTGTTAAGGGGATGAAGAGGGTTTTGGATGTTCATTGGCTAGATTTAGGTATCCCTGAAGCGTTATGGGTTATTGAAGCTGAGAATTTCGGCCCACTAATGGTAACCATAGATTCACATGGAAACAACTTCTACGATTCAATAAACAAGGAGGTTTATAGGAGGCTTAGGGAAGAGATTTACCCGAAGATTGGAGTTCAAGGTTAA
- a CDS encoding RAD55 family ATPase: MSITFERFKAGLAVLDEVLPNGIPRNNMIMILGEGGTGKSVFMLQLMYSRLLAGEPCIFICFDDTPLSILQSANSFNWNLLDYAGKGLLRFIDCYSFRMSPDKASIPEYVVYVENPRELYGLVDILTGLMDRLGMKGKGAVFIDSLTELMSLSESAVALEVVKIIRAECAKERGVPVFGTFHFGVKPYDDLEQILEYVVDGIIDLRYDPQYMQQGFLVKQFRVRKMKGAPHHTGWISFNVDSTGIFKISTKT, translated from the coding sequence TTGTCCATTACGTTTGAGAGGTTTAAGGCTGGGTTGGCTGTTTTGGATGAAGTTTTACCCAACGGTATACCTAGGAATAATATGATAATGATTTTGGGTGAGGGTGGAACTGGTAAATCGGTTTTCATGCTTCAATTGATGTATTCTAGGCTTTTAGCTGGTGAACCATGTATATTCATATGTTTCGATGATACCCCATTGAGTATACTTCAATCTGCTAATAGCTTCAATTGGAATTTGCTTGATTATGCTGGTAAGGGTCTTTTAAGGTTTATAGACTGCTACTCATTTAGGATGAGTCCAGATAAGGCTTCAATACCTGAATATGTGGTTTACGTTGAGAATCCAAGGGAGCTTTATGGGTTGGTTGATATTTTGACTGGTTTAATGGATAGGCTTGGGATGAAAGGGAAGGGGGCTGTATTCATAGACTCCCTAACTGAACTTATGAGTTTAAGTGAATCAGCAGTGGCCCTTGAGGTTGTTAAGATCATTAGGGCTGAGTGTGCCAAGGAGAGGGGGGTTCCAGTTTTCGGCACATTCCATTTTGGAGTTAAACCTTATGATGATTTGGAGCAGATACTTGAGTATGTGGTTGATGGAATTATAGATTTGAGGTATGATCCACAGTATATGCAGCAAGGCTTCCTAGTTAAACAGTTTAGGGTTAGGAAGATGAAGGGGGCTCCCCATCATACTGGTTGGATTAGCTTCAATGTTGATTCCACTGGGATATTTAAGATTTCAACTAAGACTTAG
- a CDS encoding deoxyuridine 5'-triphosphate nucleotidohydrolase translates to MIITGMKAYRMGIVENLISPEMQIQPAGIELTLNSVWRFMSSGTIDFTNKHRVIPNAEQISFDEEGKVHLERGAYKIVYNEIVKMPKNMIAIGLPRSSLLRCGATIHTALWDPGYIGRSESLLYVYNEHGITLYRNARIIQLIFIELEEEPHKTYEGRYQKENIDLS, encoded by the coding sequence ATGATAATAACTGGTATGAAAGCGTATAGGATGGGGATTGTGGAAAACCTCATATCACCAGAAATGCAAATTCAACCAGCAGGGATAGAGTTAACCTTGAATAGTGTCTGGAGATTTATGAGTTCAGGGACAATAGACTTTACAAATAAGCATAGGGTAATCCCAAATGCAGAGCAGATATCATTCGATGAGGAAGGGAAAGTACACTTGGAAAGGGGTGCATATAAGATAGTGTACAATGAAATTGTAAAGATGCCGAAAAACATGATAGCCATAGGGTTACCGAGATCATCACTATTAAGGTGTGGAGCCACAATACATACAGCATTATGGGATCCAGGGTATATTGGTAGAAGTGAAAGCCTATTGTACGTGTATAATGAGCATGGAATAACGCTGTATAGGAATGCGAGGATAATTCAATTGATATTCATAGAATTGGAGGAGGAACCGCATAAAACGTATGAGGGTAGATATCAAAAAGAAAATATTGATTTAAGTTAA
- a CDS encoding radical SAM protein produces the protein MKVLRKTQSLCPECLRVLDAEVYLSDDNVVRIRRVCPEHGEFDEVYTFSDPTLYEWAERYAHEPSGVTTPHTKSVKGCPFDCGLCEKHNSATVLAIIDVTNRCNMRCPICFANAASAGFVYEPSLEQIRRMLETLRSIGPVPPPALQFSGGEPTVRDDLLDIVKMAKDMGFRHVEVNTNGIVLANDIDYYKRLLDAGVSTIYLQFDGLNDDLYVKLRGIPMKDIKLKVIENARKIGHESIVLVVTLARGVNDDQLGDIIRFALDNSDVIRCVNVQPISFSGRASKLERESMRINTSDFMKLVEKQTNGLISVYDFRPVPSVFPISRAVGALKGKRYVEFTTSPFCGVATFMVKTDEGWKPITRLADVDKFFNSMDKVYEDASKGSKSKAYLRAAASLRYVKFGLLKDLLVPVLREGSYEALGKFMRRVVMIGCMHFMDVWNFDLQRVNRCVIHYALPDGTVRPFCTYNSIHRSAVEEKYGVPLSEWRHNKT, from the coding sequence ATGAAGGTTTTGAGGAAGACTCAAAGTTTATGTCCGGAGTGTTTGAGGGTTTTGGATGCTGAGGTCTACTTGTCTGATGATAATGTTGTTAGGATTAGGAGGGTTTGCCCTGAACATGGGGAGTTTGATGAAGTTTACACGTTCTCAGACCCTACACTTTATGAGTGGGCTGAGAGGTATGCCCATGAACCCAGCGGCGTCACCACCCCACACACTAAGAGTGTTAAGGGATGCCCATTTGATTGTGGTTTATGTGAGAAGCATAATTCGGCCACTGTTCTAGCGATAATTGATGTTACGAATAGGTGTAATATGCGTTGCCCAATATGCTTTGCCAATGCGGCTTCAGCTGGATTCGTATATGAACCCTCCTTAGAGCAAATTAGGAGGATGCTTGAAACCCTTAGATCCATAGGTCCAGTTCCACCACCAGCACTCCAGTTTAGTGGTGGTGAACCCACTGTTAGGGATGACCTCCTCGATATTGTTAAGATGGCTAAGGATATGGGGTTTAGGCATGTTGAGGTTAACACCAATGGTATTGTCTTGGCTAATGATATCGATTATTATAAGCGTCTACTGGATGCCGGGGTCAGCACAATATATCTTCAGTTTGATGGTTTAAATGATGATTTATATGTTAAGTTGAGGGGTATTCCAATGAAGGATATTAAGCTCAAGGTTATTGAGAATGCTAGGAAGATTGGTCATGAAAGCATAGTTTTGGTGGTTACATTGGCTAGGGGGGTTAATGATGATCAGCTCGGGGACATAATAAGGTTTGCATTGGATAATAGTGATGTTATCAGATGCGTTAACGTTCAGCCAATATCCTTTAGTGGTAGGGCTAGTAAGCTTGAACGTGAATCCATGAGGATTAACACTTCAGATTTCATGAAGCTTGTGGAGAAGCAGACCAATGGCTTAATCTCAGTATACGATTTCAGGCCAGTCCCCTCAGTGTTTCCAATATCTAGGGCTGTGGGTGCACTTAAGGGGAAGAGGTATGTGGAGTTTACGACAAGCCCATTCTGTGGTGTAGCTACATTCATGGTTAAAACCGATGAGGGTTGGAAGCCCATAACTAGACTTGCAGATGTGGATAAATTCTTCAATTCCATGGATAAGGTTTATGAGGATGCATCTAAGGGTAGTAAGAGTAAAGCATACTTGAGGGCTGCTGCAAGTTTGAGGTATGTGAAGTTTGGATTGCTCAAAGATCTACTCGTACCAGTATTGAGGGAGGGGAGTTATGAGGCTCTTGGAAAGTTCATGAGGAGGGTTGTTATGATTGGATGCATGCACTTCATGGATGTATGGAACTTCGATCTGCAGAGGGTTAATAGATGCGTAATACATTACGCCCTCCCAGATGGAACTGTAAGGCCATTCTGCACATACAATAGCATTCATAGGAGTGCTGTTGAAGAGAAGTATGGAGTACCATTAAGTGAATGGAGGCATAACAAGACTTAA
- a CDS encoding ABC transporter ATP-binding protein, whose amino-acid sequence MEAINVKALEFRGVTKTFKSGAFGKRITALKDISFQLGEGEDLAVIGPSPSGKTTLLKLIAGIYRPDEGDIIMFDKSIVKDLGWARKNTYYISQQMQLNKKLTVKEEISYFQELFKNPISRECMEMLEIVGLSEKDYGKRIETLSETQTTILKVVLGLIKKPKIMLMDNALGEIDQKIIEEFTDILNSIEGLTIIMVDRNINLLNRICERAMILVDGKLMDIGRVKDILSDYPYKYDVEVAWKHGVDENEIAKLGYPYQKVGGIVRYYLKNKTELREIMEKIVGEMDKIMQAQVSGIDLEDIYYWKIYPKQLNEKNK is encoded by the coding sequence TTGGAGGCGATAAATGTGAAAGCTCTAGAGTTTAGGGGGGTTACAAAAACCTTCAAGAGTGGGGCGTTCGGTAAGAGGATTACAGCATTAAAGGATATATCATTCCAATTGGGGGAGGGGGAGGATCTAGCCGTAATTGGGCCAAGCCCATCAGGGAAGACAACACTACTAAAACTCATTGCAGGCATATATAGACCTGATGAGGGGGACATAATAATGTTCGATAAAAGCATTGTGAAGGATTTAGGTTGGGCTAGGAAGAACACATACTACATTTCACAGCAAATGCAATTGAATAAGAAGCTAACTGTGAAAGAGGAAATATCATACTTCCAAGAACTATTCAAAAACCCAATTAGCAGGGAATGCATGGAAATGCTTGAAATTGTGGGTTTAAGTGAGAAGGATTATGGTAAGAGGATAGAGACATTATCAGAAACCCAGACAACAATACTCAAAGTGGTTTTAGGGTTAATTAAGAAGCCAAAAATAATGCTAATGGATAATGCCCTAGGAGAAATAGATCAAAAGATAATTGAAGAATTCACAGACATATTAAACTCAATAGAGGGGTTAACGATAATAATGGTGGATAGAAACATAAACCTACTGAATAGGATATGTGAAAGGGCAATGATACTAGTTGATGGAAAGCTTATGGATATTGGGAGGGTGAAGGATATACTCTCAGACTACCCATACAAGTATGATGTGGAAGTAGCTTGGAAGCATGGCGTAGACGAAAATGAAATAGCTAAACTAGGATACCCATACCAGAAGGTTGGAGGAATAGTGAGATACTACCTGAAGAATAAAACGGAATTGAGGGAAATAATGGAGAAAATCGTTGGGGAAATGGATAAAATAATGCAGGCACAGGTATCAGGAATAGATTTGGAAGACATATATTATTGGAAGATATACCCAAAACAATTGAACGAAAAAAATAAGTAA
- a CDS encoding DUF1847 domain-containing protein: MVTDGLESPRCAYCGVFACYSADYNKLPANCPIKVLSEVVEKAKDEFLTNDYSRKLAVEASIIEGSGYMKWPRLREIIEYCKRLNVSKVGLAFCIGLRREANYTSQALENAGLKVCSVCCKVGGIDKSIVGVPVEYRLGRGPVEAICNPIGQAYILNSIDTDLNIALGLCVGHDSLFYRYSKAPVVTFIAKDRVTGHNPAAVIYSGYYHRVFGIKAH; the protein is encoded by the coding sequence ATGGTTACGGATGGATTGGAATCACCTAGATGTGCATACTGTGGCGTATTTGCATGTTACTCCGCAGACTACAATAAGCTTCCAGCAAATTGCCCAATTAAGGTTTTAAGTGAGGTTGTTGAGAAGGCTAAGGATGAGTTCCTAACAAACGATTACTCTAGGAAGCTTGCTGTGGAAGCCTCTATCATTGAGGGTTCAGGGTATATGAAATGGCCTAGACTTAGGGAGATAATTGAATATTGTAAGCGTTTAAATGTTTCGAAGGTTGGTTTAGCCTTCTGCATTGGGTTGAGGAGGGAAGCCAACTATACTTCTCAAGCCCTTGAGAATGCTGGTTTAAAGGTTTGCTCTGTCTGCTGTAAGGTTGGGGGTATTGATAAATCTATTGTAGGTGTTCCAGTGGAGTATAGGCTTGGGAGGGGTCCTGTGGAGGCTATATGTAATCCCATTGGACAAGCATACATATTGAATTCAATAGATACGGATTTGAATATTGCTTTAGGCCTCTGTGTAGGTCATGACTCATTATTCTATAGGTATTCTAAAGCTCCTGTAGTGACATTTATAGCTAAGGATAGGGTTACTGGGCATAATCCAGCTGCAGTTATCTATAGTGGTTATTATCATAGGGTTTTCGGCATTAAAGCGCACTAA
- a CDS encoding type II secretion system F family protein yields MTFIDVVHRYFNWAGRLLLRFYPNIYVDIKSSGIGLHPEIYASIGGFSFVASIFVSIIISYVSIIRLPIAYMPFILASSIFLPVLVFIIAGLVLPKALSVNNAAGYDQEAPYVFAYMSVMVTGGISPYTAFERLDSAEILFKRFSKAAKRFKLMVRAMGWDPLSAFDDLASRVKSMLIKDVIFGYVATVGAGGDVVDYLIKRSRDVFSGLVVKIKSAGEKMSTLLESYLAASFLLIMTINVMYMITISIARISIPGINVYSLFFFSYLLMPFLSIVVIYLSDLVQYREPGLIWDPYIVFLSISLPIFIFLSYIAFIPYFYPVSLQPFAWLSTRAVWAINSILTYLGVELVYAPAFSMSMVLFISLLPSTLYEIFVFRKYSKISSGVVKFLRDMVEVRKTGLSPERCITSLADRDYGYFTKYLREAASKIALGFPLRRVYEDLMARVKVWRANVFLFMLIDAIEVGGGTPETIENLAYFAEMSEAVERERAASIRILLVIPYLGAVILISSIMFMAVYMSTFAVGIVEYHVAVRIIVPATVLNVLFMGLMAGKVSTGVLASGFKHALLLSLLSMAVILISPRMAMLFGAFGR; encoded by the coding sequence TTGACGTTCATTGATGTTGTTCATAGATATTTCAATTGGGCTGGAAGGCTTCTATTAAGATTTTACCCAAACATCTATGTTGACATTAAGTCTTCAGGTATTGGTTTGCATCCTGAGATTTACGCATCTATTGGCGGCTTCTCTTTTGTGGCATCAATATTTGTAAGCATAATCATATCCTATGTGTCGATCATACGCCTCCCAATAGCCTACATGCCCTTCATATTGGCATCCTCAATCTTCCTCCCAGTATTGGTCTTCATTATTGCTGGGCTTGTACTGCCTAAGGCTTTAAGCGTTAATAATGCTGCTGGATATGATCAGGAGGCTCCATACGTCTTTGCATATATGAGTGTTATGGTTACTGGTGGTATATCGCCATACACAGCCTTTGAGCGTTTGGATTCAGCTGAAATCCTATTCAAAAGGTTTTCCAAAGCTGCTAAGAGGTTTAAGCTTATGGTTAGAGCTATGGGTTGGGATCCCCTATCCGCATTTGATGATCTAGCTTCCAGGGTTAAGAGTATGCTGATTAAGGATGTGATATTCGGCTACGTTGCCACTGTTGGTGCTGGTGGAGACGTTGTCGACTACCTTATCAAGAGGTCTAGGGATGTATTCAGCGGATTGGTGGTTAAGATTAAGTCTGCTGGTGAGAAGATGTCAACCCTATTGGAATCATATTTGGCTGCATCCTTCCTACTCATCATGACAATTAACGTGATGTACATGATAACAATATCCATAGCCAGAATATCCATTCCAGGCATAAACGTATACTCACTATTCTTCTTCTCATACCTCTTAATGCCATTCCTATCTATAGTGGTCATATACCTATCGGACTTGGTTCAGTATCGTGAACCTGGACTCATATGGGATCCATACATAGTGTTCCTATCCATAAGTCTCCCAATATTCATATTCCTATCATACATAGCCTTCATCCCATACTTCTATCCAGTCTCACTACAACCCTTCGCATGGCTATCAACAAGGGCTGTTTGGGCAATAAACTCTATATTAACATATCTCGGCGTTGAGCTCGTCTATGCACCTGCATTCTCCATGTCCATGGTGCTATTCATATCCCTACTCCCATCAACACTATACGAAATATTTGTCTTTAGGAAGTATAGCAAGATATCCAGTGGTGTTGTCAAGTTTCTTAGGGATATGGTGGAGGTTAGGAAGACTGGTTTATCCCCTGAGAGATGCATAACATCATTGGCTGATAGGGATTACGGATACTTCACAAAGTATCTTAGGGAAGCTGCAAGTAAGATTGCCCTAGGATTCCCACTTAGGAGGGTTTATGAGGATTTGATGGCTAGGGTTAAGGTTTGGAGGGCAAATGTATTCCTATTCATGTTGATAGATGCCATTGAAGTTGGTGGTGGAACCCCTGAAACCATTGAGAATCTCGCATACTTCGCTGAGATGAGTGAAGCTGTGGAGAGGGAGAGGGCTGCATCCATAAGGATCCTGCTAGTCATACCATACCTTGGAGCAGTTATATTGATAAGCTCAATAATGTTCATGGCTGTATACATGTCCACATTTGCAGTTGGAATAGTTGAGTATCATGTGGCTGTGAGAATAATAGTTCCAGCAACAGTTCTAAACGTGCTATTCATGGGTTTAATGGCTGGAAAGGTTTCCACGGGAGTTCTGGCTTCAGGGTTTAAGCATGCCCTACTATTATCACTCTTATCCATGGCTGTAATCCTAATTTCACCTAGGATGGCTATGCTATTCGGAGCTTTTGGGAGGTGA
- a CDS encoding SPFH/Band 7/PHB domain protein, with product MLNAMLLSQIVPITLTTLIIILVLLLVLVFIIASAIRIVREYERAVIFRLGRCIGAKGPGIVFLIPFVDRPVIVDLRERYLEVAKQTCITKDNAPVDIDFLIYYKVIDPLMSTLQVRNFEGAAVGMATTILRAVVGDIMLDDVLAKREEINSILRVKLDEVTERWGIKVSSVEIREILPPKDVQEAMIKQMAAERTKRAMILEAEGKRESTIKVAEGDKQSAILRAEGERQASILRAEGYAQALETIFKAASKLDYRTMALQYLETLKSLGQSPATKFIFPMEFSELIAPIRRFLAEVESSSKSEPSG from the coding sequence ATGTTGAATGCAATGCTTTTAAGTCAAATAGTTCCCATAACATTGACAACCCTAATAATCATACTCGTACTGCTACTGGTTTTGGTCTTCATAATTGCAAGCGCCATTAGAATTGTAAGGGAGTATGAGCGTGCAGTTATATTTAGGCTTGGTAGATGTATTGGGGCTAAGGGTCCAGGGATAGTCTTCCTAATCCCCTTCGTTGATAGACCTGTAATAGTGGATTTGAGGGAGAGATACCTTGAAGTTGCGAAGCAGACATGTATAACTAAGGATAATGCCCCCGTGGACATAGACTTCCTAATATACTACAAGGTCATAGATCCATTGATGTCAACGCTTCAAGTTAGGAATTTTGAGGGTGCAGCTGTGGGTATGGCCACCACAATACTTAGAGCCGTTGTTGGAGATATAATGTTGGATGATGTCCTAGCTAAGAGGGAGGAGATAAACAGTATTCTACGTGTAAAGCTTGATGAAGTTACTGAGCGCTGGGGGATTAAGGTCAGTAGTGTTGAGATACGTGAAATCCTCCCGCCAAAGGATGTTCAAGAGGCTATGATAAAGCAGATGGCTGCTGAGCGTACTAAGAGGGCAATGATACTTGAAGCTGAGGGTAAGAGGGAATCCACAATAAAGGTTGCTGAGGGTGATAAGCAGTCTGCAATACTTAGAGCTGAGGGTGAGAGGCAGGCAAGCATATTGAGGGCTGAGGGGTATGCTCAAGCCCTTGAAACAATATTCAAAGCCGCCAGCAAACTAGATTATAGGACCATGGCCTTACAATACCTTGAAACCCTCAAGAGTTTAGGTCAAAGCCCAGCGACAAAATTCATATTCCCAATGGAATTCTCAGAGTTAATAGCACCCATAAGGAGATTCCTAGCCGAAGTTGAGAGTTCAAGTAAATCTGAGCCAAGCGGTTGA
- a CDS encoding ribbon-helix-helix domain-containing protein: MKVLSIRLPEEYVKAMDEIIRMGIYPSRSEFIRAAIREHLKREIDSSSNIRRIVREI, encoded by the coding sequence ATGAAGGTTCTAAGCATAAGGCTACCGGAGGAATATGTTAAGGCTATGGATGAAATTATAAGGATGGGGATATATCCAAGTAGAAGCGAATTCATTAGAGCAGCCATAAGAGAACATTTAAAGAGGGAGATAGATTCAAGTAGCAATATAAGGAGAATTGTGAGGGAGATATAG